One part of the Mesorhizobium loti genome encodes these proteins:
- a CDS encoding Probable transposase codes for MRLELEDLQTDFAAGVPDAELPIVADTDKVRALPVRKLNPNLPRKRIVREPTCACCPRCGGDLRAMGEDSDEMLDLVAQAWQVMETVRPKYSCRTCDKIIQAPAPAKAIARGKLSYAALAHIMMAKWGYYLPFYRQAQMMAAKGVDIERSTLARSAGYAAALLDPIYNRIREIGRTRSKIHTDDTRLPIMAPGTGKTHKGALWVYVADDRNSGSKERPIAWYRATMGRAGESVMSELAGFAGTLQADGFSGYNQLYKGGAIREAACLAHLRRKIFDVHDSQPTELSTTAMAGIQAIYRIEEEIRGLPPAERLAARRRRTRPLVRALRRQLMRQGKGLSRHADIAKAFAYGTKRWRAFNRFLYDGQLEPDNLIAERAIRGFTVGRRNWLFSGSFAAAERSAVVLSIIETCKLCGVDAEAYMADVTERIQNDWPASRWDELMPWNWVRREEMPLPLAA; via the coding sequence ATGCGGCTCGAACTCGAAGATCTCCAGACCGATTTCGCCGCCGGCGTGCCGGATGCCGAGCTGCCCATCGTCGCCGACACCGACAAGGTCCGGGCGTTGCCGGTGCGCAAGCTCAACCCGAACCTGCCGCGCAAACGGATCGTTCGCGAGCCCACTTGCGCGTGCTGCCCGCGCTGCGGCGGCGATCTGCGCGCCATGGGCGAAGATAGCGACGAGATGCTCGATCTGGTCGCCCAAGCCTGGCAGGTGATGGAGACCGTTCGACCCAAGTACAGCTGCCGGACCTGCGATAAAATCATCCAGGCGCCGGCACCAGCCAAGGCCATTGCACGCGGCAAGCTCAGCTATGCCGCACTTGCCCATATCATGATGGCCAAGTGGGGTTATTATCTGCCGTTCTACCGCCAAGCCCAGATGATGGCCGCCAAGGGCGTCGATATCGAGCGATCCACGCTTGCGCGTAGCGCCGGCTACGCCGCCGCCTTGCTCGATCCGATCTACAACCGCATCCGTGAGATCGGCCGTACCCGCAGCAAGATTCACACCGACGACACGCGGCTTCCGATCATGGCGCCCGGCACTGGCAAGACGCACAAGGGCGCGCTCTGGGTCTACGTCGCCGACGACCGCAACTCGGGTTCGAAGGAGCGGCCGATAGCCTGGTATCGCGCCACCATGGGCCGCGCCGGCGAGAGCGTGATGAGCGAGCTCGCCGGATTTGCTGGCACCCTCCAGGCCGACGGATTCAGCGGCTACAATCAGCTCTACAAGGGCGGCGCCATTCGAGAAGCTGCCTGCCTGGCCCATCTGCGTCGCAAGATATTCGACGTTCACGACAGCCAGCCGACCGAGCTCAGCACGACGGCGATGGCCGGTATCCAGGCGATCTACCGGATCGAGGAAGAGATACGGGGGCTGCCGCCCGCCGAGCGATTGGCCGCACGACGAAGGCGAACCCGACCACTGGTCCGCGCGCTGCGACGACAGCTCATGCGCCAGGGCAAGGGTTTGTCGCGCCATGCCGATATCGCGAAGGCCTTCGCCTATGGCACCAAGCGATGGCGAGCCTTCAATCGCTTCCTCTACGATGGCCAACTCGAGCCCGACAACCTCATCGCGGAGCGGGCCATTCGTGGATTTACGGTCGGCAGGCGCAATTGGCTTTTCTCGGGCAGCTTCGCAGCGGCCGAGCGGTCAGCGGTCGTGCTCAGCATCATAGAGACTTGCAAGCTCTGCGGCGTCGATGCCGAGGCCTACATGGCCGATGTCACCGAGCGCATCCAGAATGATTGGCCAGCCTCGCGATGGGACGAACTGATGCCATGGAACTGGGTGCGCCGCGAAGAGATGCCGCTCCCCTTGGCGGCATGA
- a CDS encoding Probable transposase, whose protein sequence is MVQQVLALDPHTGAIFCFRRRKGHIIKILAHDDRGFCLFTKRLTDGCFAWPTTKDQVAVSLTKAELSLLLEGIDWRRPSTTYRPRLAG, encoded by the coding sequence ATGGTGCAGCAGGTGCTCGCACTCGACCCACATACCGGCGCGATCTTCTGCTTCCGAAGACGCAAGGGTCATATCATCAAGATTTTGGCACATGACGATCGCGGATTTTGCCTGTTCACAAAGCGATTGACCGACGGCTGTTTTGCTTGGCCAACCACCAAGGATCAGGTCGCCGTGTCGCTCACCAAGGCAGAGCTTTCGCTGCTCCTGGAGGGGATCGACTGGCGCCGGCCGAGCACGACTTATCGACCGCGTCTGGCGGGTTGA
- a CDS encoding 1-deoxy-D-xylulose-5-phosphate synthase: MAREPLLIVTDMGINGVGNWRGQRHDTAFAEKHDKTMNAVQVVTGARHCAPITTATATMLPKATDSLVADLIESNVADREPSRKMAGTIDVTTNG; the protein is encoded by the coding sequence ATGGCGCGTGAGCCACTCTTGATAGTCACCGACATGGGGATCAACGGGGTTGGCAACTGGCGCGGCCAGCGGCACGACACCGCGTTCGCCGAGAAACACGATAAAACGATGAACGCGGTTCAGGTAGTTACTGGAGCGCGGCACTGCGCGCCTATAACCACCGCAACAGCAACGATGCTGCCCAAAGCGACCGATAGCCTCGTCGCCGACCTGATCGAGTCCAATGTTGCTGATCGCGAGCCAAGCCGCAAAATGGCGGGCACAATCGATGTAACCACCAATGGTTAG
- a CDS encoding SAM-dependent methyltransferase protein, translating to MVFRLKERLGRKFEEEVQFFKSWQKDKKGVGALMPTSVHAARRMASVVSPASGLPVLELGAGTGVITKAILETGIKPRQLVSVEYSEDFYHRLRHRFPDVDVRLGDAFSLDEVLAERKAEQFDCVISAVPLLSFPMERRMPCSRICWPAFLLARLSSRSPTDLCRR from the coding sequence ATGGTCTTTCGATTGAAGGAGCGCCTCGGCCGGAAATTTGAAGAAGAAGTGCAATTCTTCAAGAGCTGGCAAAAGGACAAGAAAGGCGTGGGCGCGCTGATGCCGACCTCGGTTCACGCCGCACGCCGCATGGCAAGCGTGGTCAGTCCTGCGTCGGGACTGCCGGTGCTCGAGCTTGGCGCCGGAACCGGCGTCATCACAAAGGCGATCCTGGAAACCGGCATCAAGCCGCGGCAGCTGGTTTCAGTGGAGTATTCCGAGGACTTCTATCACCGCTTGAGACATCGCTTCCCCGATGTCGATGTTCGGTTGGGTGATGCCTTTTCGCTGGATGAGGTGCTGGCCGAGCGGAAGGCCGAACAGTTCGATTGTGTCATCAGCGCGGTGCCGCTGCTGAGCTTTCCCATGGAGCGCCGCATGCCCTGCTCGAGGATCTGCTGGCCCGCATTCCTGCTGGCGCGCCTGTCATCCAGATCACCTACGGACCTTTGTCGCCGGTGA
- a CDS encoding major facilitator superfamily protein — protein sequence MEVNVMRFENSTPSAATTLIPLNNPVFRSIWTATQISSLGWLVQSVAISWLMATIPASDLMVALVQAASTLPAFFLSILAGAIADSRSRRGVMLAGHCLIALASTTLALSVALGFVSPWLILGLSFLAGCGFALNDPAWHASVGDILEKREIPAAVTLMSVGYNVVRSIGPALGGVILALLGPLAAFVLAALSDLVPLGAVLRSKWHVRSSPLPRERMITAIRDGMRFTAISSEIRFAIARATLFGLSSISILALLPLLVRDQLAGGPLVYGVLLAGFGAGAFIAGLGNGHLRRIASQEKLVTLASVACAACCLMLALTSSVAVAAIALAIGGAGWVVTWTGTDVSVQLASPRWVVGRTLSIYYALTYGGMAAGSWIWGAVAQNYSLTWAFEGAAVALVLVAAAGKVLPIELWEESDQGAADFIPPELALTLRPRSGPIVVKVEYLIAEANIAAFLRCMRERRRVQSRAGARNWTLQRNLQKPTLWTETFRTPTWTDYLRLNHRLTVADRELDERLAALQTGGSPLHVVLSIERSTSLASGSEVQPVPFVSRP from the coding sequence GTGGAGGTGAACGTCATGCGTTTTGAAAATTCCACGCCCTCTGCGGCGACCACTTTGATCCCGCTTAACAACCCGGTCTTTCGTTCGATCTGGACAGCCACGCAGATTTCCAGCCTTGGCTGGCTCGTCCAGAGCGTGGCGATCAGCTGGCTCATGGCCACAATCCCAGCCTCCGATCTGATGGTTGCGCTTGTTCAGGCTGCTTCGACACTGCCCGCCTTCTTTCTGTCGATCCTTGCCGGGGCCATTGCCGACAGTCGCAGCCGCCGCGGGGTGATGCTTGCCGGGCACTGCCTGATCGCATTGGCGTCCACGACGCTGGCTCTCTCTGTTGCGCTGGGCTTTGTCAGTCCGTGGTTGATCCTGGGCCTGAGTTTCCTGGCCGGGTGCGGCTTTGCCTTGAATGATCCAGCCTGGCACGCCTCCGTCGGCGATATCCTGGAAAAGCGGGAGATACCCGCTGCCGTGACGCTGATGTCGGTCGGATACAATGTTGTTCGAAGCATAGGACCGGCTTTGGGCGGGGTAATTTTGGCGCTTCTGGGACCTCTGGCGGCTTTCGTCTTGGCGGCGCTGAGCGATCTCGTCCCGTTGGGCGCGGTCCTGCGCTCCAAATGGCATGTGCGTTCTTCGCCGCTTCCGCGCGAACGGATGATCACGGCCATACGCGATGGCATGCGCTTCACGGCGATCTCCTCGGAGATCCGCTTCGCAATCGCACGTGCAACTTTATTCGGGCTGTCGAGCATCTCGATCCTCGCTCTGCTCCCGCTCCTGGTGCGTGATCAGTTGGCAGGAGGTCCACTCGTTTACGGCGTCCTGCTGGCTGGCTTCGGCGCAGGCGCCTTCATCGCCGGACTGGGCAATGGCCACTTGAGGCGCATCGCCTCACAAGAGAAATTGGTCACGCTGGCATCCGTTGCCTGCGCGGCATGTTGCCTTATGCTGGCGCTCACATCGTCGGTTGCTGTGGCTGCGATCGCGCTCGCAATCGGTGGCGCAGGCTGGGTTGTCACCTGGACCGGAACCGACGTGTCTGTGCAGTTGGCAAGCCCAAGGTGGGTCGTCGGTCGCACGCTGTCGATCTATTATGCTTTGACCTATGGCGGCATGGCGGCCGGCAGCTGGATCTGGGGTGCTGTCGCGCAGAACTATTCCCTGACATGGGCATTTGAAGGTGCTGCAGTGGCACTGGTGCTGGTTGCAGCGGCGGGAAAGGTGCTGCCCATCGAACTTTGGGAAGAGTCGGACCAAGGCGCCGCCGACTTCATCCCACCCGAACTGGCCCTCACTCTGAGGCCAAGAAGCGGCCCAATCGTGGTCAAGGTGGAGTATCTGATCGCCGAAGCCAACATCGCGGCATTTCTGCGTTGCATGCGCGAAAGACGGCGCGTTCAAAGCCGCGCCGGCGCGCGCAATTGGACGCTGCAGCGAAATCTCCAGAAGCCGACGCTGTGGACCGAGACATTTCGCACCCCGACCTGGACCGATTATCTTCGTTTGAACCATCGGCTAACGGTGGCTGACAGGGAGCTCGACGAGCGCCTCGCCGCTTTGCAGACTGGTGGATCTCCTCTTCATGTCGTGCTTTCGATCGAGCGGTCGACAAGCTTGGCGTCTGGCAGCGAAGTCCAGCCTGTGCCCTTTGTGTCGCGTCCCTGA
- a CDS encoding Dihydroorotate dehydrogenase, translating to MRFENTTEDAQNACFGVELFRDPRKMGNCSSPVVKIEREHIGVQVGIPCPDINARDSSAKKLNRLSFC from the coding sequence ATGCGCTTCGAAAATACAACAGAAGATGCACAAAATGCCTGTTTTGGCGTAGAGCTTTTCAGGGACCCTCGAAAAATGGGAAACTGCAGCTCCCCGGTCGTGAAGATCGAACGTGAACACATCGGCGTGCAGGTGGGAATCCCCTGCCCCGACATTAATGCAAGAGACAGCTCAGCAAAGAAGCTGAACCGCTTGTCCTTTTGCTGA
- a CDS encoding major facilitator superfamily protein yields MLAPLKNPTFRSIFVASQLSSLGWLMQTVALGWLMATVSSSDVLVALVQASSTLPAFFLAVFVGAIADNYSRRVVMIVGRSLMMAASAMLTILMAFGIHDPWMILAFSFLDGCGIALSDPAWRASIGDILERRQLPAAITLLNVGFNTVRSVGPALGGIIVAAFGPLVTFALTTLGFVAPLTALWRNKWKVQGSSLPREALMTAIYDGLRFTAISSEIKSTIVRGTLFGFASTSTLALLPLIARDILKGGPVGYGIMMGGFGAGAMLAGLMNPRLRQMLTQEWLVVLACLACALCEISLASSLAIANAPKPAAGGNSAIGECVGRTISICRWKRVVLDDGGLVAAVSFRTASSRCLSASVRR; encoded by the coding sequence TTGCTGGCGCCGCTGAAGAATCCTACCTTTCGTTCCATCTTTGTCGCATCCCAGCTTTCGAGCCTGGGGTGGCTGATGCAGACGGTTGCGCTCGGCTGGCTTATGGCCACGGTTTCCAGCTCGGACGTTTTGGTGGCGCTGGTCCAGGCCTCATCCACCTTGCCGGCGTTCTTTCTGGCGGTGTTCGTTGGGGCAATTGCTGACAACTATAGCCGCCGCGTGGTCATGATTGTTGGTCGCAGCCTCATGATGGCCGCCTCCGCAATGCTGACGATCCTCATGGCCTTTGGCATTCACGATCCCTGGATGATCCTCGCGTTCAGCTTTCTCGACGGTTGCGGCATCGCGCTCAGCGACCCGGCCTGGCGAGCCTCAATCGGCGATATCCTGGAGCGCCGCCAGTTGCCGGCGGCCATCACCCTGCTCAATGTCGGGTTCAACACGGTGCGCAGTGTCGGTCCCGCGCTCGGCGGCATCATCGTGGCCGCCTTTGGGCCCCTCGTCACATTCGCGCTTACCACGCTCGGCTTTGTTGCCCCTCTCACCGCCTTGTGGCGCAACAAGTGGAAGGTCCAGGGCTCATCGCTGCCGCGTGAAGCGCTGATGACGGCCATCTATGATGGCCTGCGCTTCACGGCCATATCCTCCGAAATCAAGTCGACGATCGTCCGCGGCACGCTGTTTGGCTTTGCTAGCACCTCGACTTTGGCGCTGCTGCCGCTGATTGCCCGCGACATTTTGAAGGGCGGCCCAGTCGGCTACGGCATCATGATGGGCGGCTTCGGCGCCGGCGCAATGCTGGCCGGGCTCATGAACCCGAGACTGAGGCAAATGCTCACGCAGGAATGGCTGGTCGTCCTCGCCTGTCTTGCATGCGCTCTGTGCGAGATATCGCTTGCGTCCTCGCTTGCCATCGCGAACGCCCCAAAACCAGCTGCCGGCGGCAATTCCGCCATAGGTGAATGCGTTGGACGCACGATCTCAATCTGCCGATGGAAGCGAGTAGTTCTGGACGATGGCGGGCTCGTCGCCGCGGTAAGTTTCAGGACCGCGTCGTCCAGGTGCTTATCCGCCTCCGTAAGGCGATGA
- a CDS encoding Short chain enoyl-CoA hydratase / 3-hydroxyacyl-CoA dehydrogenase, translating to MSKAPTRQAVKVERRGEVGIIYIDNPPINAGSMEVRRGLLAAIRSVDADETLSGGILMGAAQMFMAGSDIREFGAPLEEPQLPTVIAAIEHSAKPFVAAIAGAALGGGYELALACDGRIATPQALVGLPETTLGLIPGAGGTQRLPRLVGHEKAIELICAGTRVTANDAHKLGMVDAIAEQDLLAEALEFLSALGPCKRRVSEKEIPVGEPGAVAKSKAIALTSGRQRPHIRAAIFAIEQCGTVPFQQGLAEERAEFQRLRMSREAVALRHLFFAERKATKTAETAASQAAPIHVVAVVGGGTMGAGIAAALLAAGKTVVIAESNDDAAARAHDRVRQGFQRRLERGRITSAQVEAWLSRFSATTDLTDIEEADAVIEAVFEDIGAKQAVFGNLGRKARSDAILLTNTSYLSVADIASFCGRPQNVAGMHFFSPAEVMRLVEVVHHRDISEQTIASTLRLALDLGKLPILSKDSFGFIGNRIYSAYRLQCEFMLEEGALPHEIDAALEEFGFAMGPFAVADLSGLDIGWRMRQSTAAVRRPTDRYVTIPDQLCEAGRFGRKTGAGYYLYPTGPSRGEVDPFVTDLIVTVCLALGGAGWVTAWSGLGVNVQLASPRSMAWSAIATAGVAALGFKLPMSNRSESELEPSGAFWHPRSLSI from the coding sequence ATGTCTAAAGCTCCAACACGTCAAGCGGTGAAGGTCGAAAGGCGCGGCGAGGTCGGTATCATCTACATTGACAATCCGCCCATTAATGCGGGGTCGATGGAGGTACGCCGCGGCCTCCTAGCAGCCATCCGTTCAGTCGACGCCGATGAAACGTTATCCGGGGGCATCTTGATGGGCGCGGCTCAGATGTTCATGGCCGGCTCCGACATACGCGAATTTGGAGCGCCGCTGGAGGAACCGCAGCTCCCTACCGTCATCGCGGCAATTGAGCATAGTGCCAAACCGTTCGTTGCAGCAATTGCAGGGGCCGCATTGGGCGGGGGCTACGAGCTGGCGTTGGCCTGCGACGGTCGCATTGCCACTCCACAGGCCTTGGTCGGGCTACCGGAAACAACGCTCGGGTTAATTCCGGGAGCAGGGGGAACGCAGCGTCTCCCGCGGCTCGTGGGGCATGAGAAAGCGATTGAGCTTATCTGTGCCGGCACACGCGTGACCGCAAATGATGCCCACAAGCTCGGGATGGTCGACGCAATCGCCGAACAAGACCTGTTAGCGGAGGCGCTTGAGTTCCTTTCCGCGCTAGGGCCTTGCAAGCGCCGCGTATCGGAGAAAGAAATCCCTGTCGGGGAGCCCGGCGCCGTTGCCAAATCGAAAGCCATTGCGCTCACCTCCGGCCGCCAGCGGCCTCATATCCGGGCAGCGATATTCGCCATCGAGCAGTGCGGGACCGTTCCCTTTCAACAAGGCCTGGCCGAAGAAAGGGCCGAATTCCAGCGACTTAGGATGAGCCGTGAGGCGGTTGCACTGCGGCACCTTTTCTTTGCTGAACGCAAGGCGACCAAAACCGCTGAGACTGCTGCATCGCAAGCCGCACCGATCCACGTCGTTGCGGTTGTTGGTGGCGGAACCATGGGTGCCGGCATCGCTGCAGCGCTGCTTGCAGCCGGAAAAACAGTCGTCATCGCCGAATCGAACGACGATGCCGCTGCTCGTGCCCATGACCGAGTCCGCCAGGGTTTTCAACGACGACTTGAGCGAGGCCGGATCACATCCGCGCAGGTGGAAGCCTGGTTGTCACGATTTAGCGCAACAACTGATCTGACCGACATAGAGGAGGCGGATGCGGTGATCGAGGCTGTGTTCGAAGATATTGGCGCTAAACAGGCGGTTTTTGGAAACCTTGGGCGGAAAGCAAGATCCGATGCGATCCTGCTGACCAATACCTCGTACCTGTCGGTCGCTGACATCGCCAGCTTCTGTGGCCGACCGCAGAATGTTGCAGGAATGCATTTCTTCAGCCCAGCGGAGGTCATGCGTCTTGTCGAAGTCGTTCATCACCGGGACATCTCGGAGCAGACGATCGCCTCCACACTTCGGCTCGCACTCGACCTCGGGAAACTGCCCATATTGTCCAAGGACAGCTTCGGGTTCATCGGCAACCGCATCTACTCGGCTTACCGCCTGCAGTGCGAATTCATGCTGGAGGAGGGCGCGCTGCCTCATGAAATTGACGCGGCTCTTGAGGAATTCGGGTTTGCTATGGGGCCCTTTGCAGTGGCCGATCTATCAGGTTTGGATATCGGCTGGCGAATGCGGCAGTCCACAGCGGCAGTCCGCAGGCCAACAGATCGCTATGTGACAATTCCGGACCAGCTTTGTGAAGCGGGCCGCTTCGGCCGCAAGACTGGTGCCGGCTATTATCTCTATCCGACGGGCCCCAGCCGTGGCGAGGTGGATCCCTTCGTCACGGACCTCATCGTGACGGTCTGCCTTGCGCTCGGCGGGGCAGGGTGGGTAACGGCGTGGTCCGGACTTGGCGTTAACGTGCAACTGGCAAGCCCGCGCTCAATGGCCTGGTCCGCGATCGCGACAGCGGGCGTCGCCGCGCTCGGGTTCAAGCTGCCGATGAGCAATCGTTCCGAGTCGGAGCTCGAGCCGTCCGGCGCCTTTTGGCACCCGCGATCGCTCTCGATCTGA
- a CDS encoding 2-nitropropane dioxygenase-like enzyme, whose translation MVAARADDTLIVQKSIGSPMRVAKNALADRVVQMEAAGATLEELLPLITGSRNPSVYFEGKLDDAVWSCGQAVGLINDIPSCRELVDRIISEASAALAAINTRVA comes from the coding sequence ATGGTGGCCGCAAGGGCCGACGACACGCTTATCGTCCAAAAATCAATTGGCTCCCCCATGCGGGTGGCAAAAAACGCCCTGGCGGACCGCGTTGTCCAGATGGAAGCGGCGGGGGCCACCCTTGAGGAGCTCTTGCCGCTCATCACGGGAAGCAGGAATCCTTCAGTCTATTTCGAGGGAAAGCTGGATGACGCGGTCTGGTCCTGCGGACAGGCGGTTGGTCTGATCAACGACATACCAAGTTGCCGGGAGCTGGTCGACCGGATCATCTCTGAAGCGTCGGCTGCGTTGGCCGCCATCAACACCCGGGTTGCTTGA
- a CDS encoding Twin-arginine translocation pathway signal, with amino-acid sequence MSSALAATIQSFIMPANGDGSADWRSGIGTGAYKIDNFDPGVRGEFSRQANFYKENAAFFDGVSVVSVVDSTARQTALRSGSFDLIDRVDLKTAHLLARVPELAIFETKGTGHNTIPMDVRKAPFDNADVRLALKYAIDRDKMLQTVLLGHGEVGNDHPISTRNRYHNGDLPQKKFDPDKAKFHLKKAGLSDLSVDLFVSDAAFAGAVDAAVLYQQHAKQAGININVVREPNDGYWSNVWMKKPWTFSYWGGRPTEDWAFVTAYAPGGNWNETFWQNPRFTELLLAARSEFDDQKRRQMYYEMQTILSDDGGAIVPLFNNYVDGVTKKLHIPEVVAWNWPHDGHKCHERWWFNA; translated from the coding sequence GTGTCGTCGGCCCTTGCGGCCACCATCCAGTCCTTCATCATGCCAGCCAACGGCGATGGCAGCGCTGATTGGCGCTCGGGCATAGGTACGGGTGCGTACAAGATCGATAATTTTGATCCGGGTGTGCGCGGCGAATTCAGCCGCCAGGCAAATTTTTACAAAGAGAACGCAGCGTTCTTTGATGGCGTCTCCGTAGTGTCAGTGGTCGATTCAACAGCGCGCCAGACTGCGCTGCGCTCGGGAAGTTTCGACCTCATAGACCGCGTCGATCTCAAGACCGCGCATTTGCTTGCCAGAGTGCCGGAACTGGCAATCTTTGAAACAAAGGGCACTGGTCACAATACCATCCCGATGGATGTGCGGAAGGCGCCATTTGACAACGCCGATGTTCGCCTTGCGCTCAAATATGCGATTGACCGCGACAAGATGCTGCAAACCGTTCTTCTCGGCCACGGCGAAGTGGGCAATGACCATCCGATCAGCACCCGAAACCGGTATCACAACGGTGACCTACCCCAAAAGAAGTTCGATCCCGACAAGGCCAAGTTCCACCTGAAGAAGGCCGGCTTATCGGACCTGTCGGTTGATTTGTTCGTATCTGACGCGGCCTTTGCCGGCGCCGTCGACGCAGCCGTTCTTTACCAACAGCACGCAAAGCAAGCCGGCATCAACATCAACGTCGTCCGCGAGCCGAATGACGGATACTGGTCGAATGTTTGGATGAAGAAGCCTTGGACATTCTCCTATTGGGGCGGTCGCCCGACCGAGGACTGGGCTTTTGTGACAGCCTATGCGCCAGGCGGCAACTGGAATGAGACGTTCTGGCAGAATCCACGCTTCACCGAGCTTCTTCTGGCAGCCCGGTCGGAGTTCGACGACCAGAAGCGTCGTCAGATGTACTACGAGATGCAAACCATCCTGAGTGATGATGGTGGTGCGATCGTTCCGCTCTTCAACAACTATGTCGATGGCGTCACCAAGAAGCTTCACATCCCAGAGGTGGTCGCATGGAATTGGCCGCATGACGGTCACAAGTGCCATGAACGCTGGTGGTTTAACGCCTGA
- a CDS encoding Peptidase M24 → MHADVRKKIQAELQKQGLSAYLAITPANFFYVSGYQSSFLDLSWRMTGTDMVLVPADPSLEPVMIVSDFLSGAAARATDIRDIRPYSMWIEARDIDVVSSRPNDALPELRPVRPEQYRHAEIAAIVGSVLDEWKCATGKIGTDLDFMQVETQTHLAKACSRAAFVDLADVIYNLRAVKHPEEIRRLRNAAVVFDKMLIRAFGGVKEGYSLEEMRVECELGAIETFRADPSIGEYQGSWAFNSIGIGDTNRVKNGDVIKVDAGVRLSGYYSDCARVAIFGKPSKEALLVHAALNRAYDAAALELKPGNTMRTVHRVAEDTVRANGLPNYSRGHFGHSIGIDNLVEERPFIGMNDTVLEPGMVVCLELPYYPPSVGEFNIEDMWLITETGAECLNIASRELLLL, encoded by the coding sequence ATGCACGCTGACGTACGCAAGAAGATCCAGGCCGAACTGCAAAAACAGGGTTTGTCAGCATATTTGGCAATCACCCCGGCCAATTTCTTCTATGTTTCGGGTTACCAGAGCAGCTTTCTGGACTTGAGTTGGCGGATGACAGGCACCGACATGGTGCTTGTGCCTGCCGATCCTTCGCTGGAACCCGTCATGATCGTCAGTGATTTCCTATCCGGAGCGGCTGCGCGGGCTACCGACATTCGTGACATCCGCCCTTACTCGATGTGGATCGAGGCGCGCGACATCGACGTGGTGTCATCAAGGCCCAACGATGCCCTGCCCGAGCTTCGCCCAGTCAGGCCTGAGCAATACCGGCACGCCGAGATTGCGGCGATTGTCGGGAGCGTTCTTGACGAATGGAAGTGCGCTACCGGGAAGATCGGAACAGATCTTGATTTCATGCAAGTCGAGACGCAGACCCACTTAGCGAAGGCCTGCAGCCGGGCAGCGTTCGTCGATCTCGCTGACGTGATCTATAACCTCCGAGCGGTGAAACATCCGGAGGAGATAAGGCGGTTGCGCAATGCGGCCGTCGTGTTTGACAAGATGCTCATACGTGCCTTCGGCGGGGTCAAAGAAGGCTACTCGCTCGAGGAAATGAGGGTGGAATGCGAGCTTGGAGCCATTGAGACGTTCCGGGCAGATCCCTCAATAGGTGAGTACCAGGGAAGTTGGGCGTTCAACTCCATTGGAATCGGCGACACCAACCGCGTCAAGAACGGCGATGTCATCAAGGTCGACGCTGGCGTACGCCTTAGCGGCTATTATAGCGACTGTGCGCGCGTGGCGATTTTCGGCAAGCCCTCGAAGGAGGCTCTCTTGGTCCATGCGGCCCTGAACCGGGCCTACGATGCGGCTGCCCTTGAGCTAAAGCCCGGCAACACCATGCGTACGGTGCATCGTGTCGCAGAGGACACTGTGCGGGCAAATGGCTTGCCCAATTACTCCCGGGGTCATTTCGGGCACTCGATCGGGATAGACAATCTGGTTGAGGAACGACCCTTCATTGGGATGAACGACACGGTGCTGGAGCCCGGAATGGTCGTCTGCCTGGAATTGCCCTATTATCCGCCAAGCGTCGGCGAGTTCAACATCGAAGACATGTGGCTCATCACCGAGACGGGCGCTGAATGCCTGAATATCGCGTCTAGGGAACTGCTGCTGCTGTGA